One genomic segment of Hugenholtzia roseola DSM 9546 includes these proteins:
- the murB gene encoding UDP-N-acetylmuramate dehydrogenase, whose product MVEIQENVSLLPYNTFQIEAKARYFAEINRKEELFWLFAQKEAAYSTLPLVVLGGGSNLLLAKKAQANETVVYPNLFLKMNILGKEILTQDEDSVLVRVGAGENWHHFVEFAVEQGWAGIENLALIYGTVGAAPLQNIGAYGVEIKETLVEVEAFEIESQKVKCFSNQDCQFGYRDSIFKREAKGKYLILSVVFRLHKKPNFRLEYGAIQEELKKENQSDPDSLTLKAVSQAVMRIRNSKLPNPAEIGNGGSFFKNPEISQEVFQKIIKKFPDLVSYPTENGRKVAAGWLIEQAGWKGKRVGQVGTYPKQALILVNWGGAKGADIWEFATQIQKAVFEKFEIWLEPEINVLT is encoded by the coding sequence ATGGTAGAAATTCAAGAAAATGTTTCTCTTTTGCCTTACAATACCTTTCAGATAGAGGCAAAGGCACGCTATTTTGCAGAAATCAATCGCAAAGAGGAGCTTTTTTGGCTTTTTGCACAGAAAGAGGCGGCTTATTCAACTTTGCCCCTTGTTGTGTTGGGCGGCGGCAGTAATTTGCTTTTGGCAAAAAAAGCACAAGCCAACGAAACTGTGGTATATCCTAATTTGTTTCTTAAAATGAACATTTTAGGAAAAGAAATCCTAACACAAGACGAGGATTCTGTCTTGGTGCGTGTAGGAGCGGGCGAAAATTGGCATCATTTTGTCGAGTTTGCTGTGGAGCAGGGTTGGGCAGGCATCGAAAATTTAGCCCTCATTTATGGCACTGTGGGGGCTGCACCGCTGCAAAATATTGGCGCGTATGGCGTGGAAATCAAAGAAACGTTGGTAGAAGTCGAGGCTTTTGAGATAGAAAGTCAGAAAGTAAAATGTTTTTCTAATCAAGATTGTCAGTTTGGCTATCGTGATAGCATTTTTAAAAGAGAGGCGAAAGGAAAATATCTCATTCTTTCAGTGGTTTTTCGCCTCCATAAAAAGCCAAATTTCCGCTTGGAATATGGTGCAATTCAGGAAGAATTAAAAAAAGAAAATCAATCTGACCCTGATTCGCTTACCTTAAAAGCCGTTAGTCAGGCAGTTATGCGCATACGAAATAGCAAATTGCCAAACCCTGCCGAAATTGGAAATGGCGGAAGTTTTTTTAAAAATCCCGAAATTTCACAAGAGGTATTCCAAAAAATAATCAAAAAATTTCCTGACTTGGTTTCCTATCCTACTGAAAACGGTCGAAAAGTTGCCGCAGGTTGGCTCATCGAACAGGCTGGTTGGAAGGGCAAGCGCGTAGGGCAGGTTGGTACTTATCCCAAACAGGCTCTTATTTTAGTGAATTGGGGGGGCGCAAAAGGTGCGGACATTTGGGAATTTGCTACCCAAATCCAAAAAGCCGTCTTTGAAAAATTTGAAATTTGGTTAGAACCTGAAATTAACGTACTAACTTAG